From Ramlibacter tataouinensis, the proteins below share one genomic window:
- a CDS encoding deoxyguanosinetriphosphate triphosphohydrolase translates to MSLAAYACDPARSRGRRHSEEAAPTRSEFQRDRDRIVHSTAFRRLVYKTQVFLNHEGDLFRTRLTHSLEVAQLARSIARTLELNEDLVETIALAHDLGHTPFGHAGQDALHDCMREHGGFEHNLQSLRVVDELEERYPAYAGLNLTFETREGILKHCSRANAQQIEAAQPQGVARRFLDGTQPSIEAQLCNLADEIAYNAHDIDDGVRSGLITIQQLAGVELFERFHSDTLRDHPALTGRRVLYETIRRMLSAQVYDVIDATRAQIDQAAPASPDAARRCAPLVRFSAGMGSQSAALKRFLLHKLYRHPQVLDVTGRAKQVVRELFDAYMNDASQMPADFAARADTARAVADYIAGMTDRFAGREHERLTGRKLLA, encoded by the coding sequence GTGAGCCTGGCGGCCTATGCCTGCGACCCCGCGCGCTCGCGGGGCCGCCGCCATAGCGAGGAAGCGGCGCCCACCCGCAGCGAGTTTCAGCGCGACCGCGACCGCATCGTCCATTCCACCGCCTTTCGCCGGCTGGTCTACAAGACCCAGGTGTTCCTCAACCACGAGGGCGACCTGTTCCGCACCCGGCTCACCCACTCGCTGGAAGTGGCGCAGCTGGCGCGCTCGATCGCGCGCACGCTCGAACTGAACGAAGACCTGGTCGAGACGATCGCGCTGGCGCACGATCTGGGGCACACGCCCTTCGGCCATGCAGGCCAGGACGCGCTGCACGATTGCATGCGCGAACACGGCGGCTTCGAGCACAACCTGCAAAGCCTGCGCGTGGTGGACGAACTGGAAGAGCGCTATCCCGCCTACGCCGGGCTGAACCTGACCTTCGAAACGCGCGAAGGCATCCTCAAACACTGTTCGCGCGCCAACGCGCAGCAGATCGAAGCGGCGCAGCCGCAGGGAGTGGCGCGCCGATTCCTCGACGGCACGCAGCCCAGCATCGAAGCGCAGCTTTGCAACCTGGCCGACGAGATCGCCTACAACGCGCACGACATCGACGACGGCGTGCGATCGGGCCTGATCACCATCCAGCAGCTCGCCGGGGTCGAACTGTTCGAGCGCTTTCACTCGGACACGCTGCGCGACCATCCGGCGCTCACCGGCCGCCGCGTGCTGTACGAGACGATCCGCCGCATGCTCAGTGCCCAGGTGTACGACGTCATCGATGCCACGCGCGCGCAGATCGATCAGGCGGCGCCGGCCAGCCCCGACGCCGCGCGCCGCTGCGCCCCGCTGGTCCGCTTCAGCGCGGGCATGGGCAGCCAGTCGGCGGCGCTGAAGCGCTTCCTGCTGCACAAGCTGTACCGGCATCCGCAGGTGCTGGACGTCACCGGCCGGGCCAAGCAGGTCGTCCGCGAACTGTTCGACGCCTACATGAACGATGCTTCGCAGATGCCGGCGGACTTCGCGGCGCGCGCGGACACCGCCCGGGCCGTCGCCGATTACATCGCCGGCATGACGGACCGCTTCGCCGGCCGCGAGCACGAGCGTCTGACAGGACGCAAGCTGTTGGCGTGA
- a CDS encoding CynX/NimT family MFS transporter, which yields MSARRVDPALLVVLGGVAAALHVGKLPIALPVLREALGVTLVQAGFLLSLVQVAGMLFGLMIGLAADSLGLKRTMVAGLALLSLASAVAGATPSVPALMLLRALEGMGFLMAATSAPSLIRRLVAPGRVNAVLGVWGAYMPLGTALALLCGAPVMSWVGWPGWWWLLAAMSALAALWIWVALPVDPRLFGTGQGAAAGWVSRLARTLRSPGPWLIALSFAVYSGQWLSVIGFLPSMYAQAGWSASLAGAATALAALVNMLGNIAAGRLLQRHARPQRLLVAGFAAMALGALIAFADVWGGVDARLAAAVRYAGVLGFSMVGGLIPGTLFSLAVRLAPGEQTVSTTVGWMQQWSSAGQFAGPPLVALVASWAGGWQWSGVVTGCLALAGMLLARVIGGLLARTSR from the coding sequence GTGAGCGCGCGCCGCGTCGATCCGGCGCTGCTGGTCGTGCTCGGCGGCGTTGCCGCAGCACTGCATGTGGGAAAGCTGCCCATCGCCTTGCCGGTGCTGCGCGAGGCCTTGGGCGTGACGCTCGTGCAGGCGGGCTTCCTGCTGTCGCTGGTTCAGGTGGCCGGCATGCTGTTCGGGCTGATGATCGGCCTGGCGGCGGACAGCCTGGGGCTCAAGCGCACAATGGTCGCAGGCCTGGCCCTGCTCTCGCTGGCGAGTGCCGTTGCCGGCGCGACACCTTCGGTGCCGGCACTGATGCTGCTGCGCGCGCTCGAGGGCATGGGATTCCTGATGGCGGCGACCTCGGCGCCCAGCCTGATCCGCCGCCTGGTTGCGCCCGGCCGCGTCAATGCGGTGCTGGGCGTTTGGGGTGCCTACATGCCGCTCGGCACCGCGCTGGCCCTGTTGTGTGGCGCGCCGGTGATGTCCTGGGTCGGTTGGCCGGGCTGGTGGTGGCTGCTCGCTGCCATGTCGGCGCTGGCCGCGCTGTGGATCTGGGTGGCCTTGCCTGTCGATCCGCGCCTTTTCGGCACGGGGCAGGGCGCTGCAGCGGGCTGGGTGTCGCGGCTGGCGCGCACGCTGCGCAGCCCCGGCCCCTGGCTAATTGCATTGAGCTTCGCGGTCTATTCCGGCCAGTGGCTGTCGGTGATCGGCTTCCTGCCGTCGATGTATGCGCAGGCCGGATGGAGCGCATCGCTGGCCGGCGCGGCGACGGCGCTGGCCGCGCTGGTCAACATGCTCGGCAACATCGCCGCAGGACGGCTGCTGCAGCGGCACGCGCGGCCGCAGCGCCTGCTGGTCGCCGGCTTCGCGGCGATGGCGCTGGGTGCGCTCATCGCTTTCGCGGATGTCTGGGGCGGCGTGGATGCGCGGCTCGCGGCCGCCGTGCGCTACGCCGGCGTGCTCGGCTTCTCGATGGTGGGCGGGCTGATTCCGGGCACGCTCTTTTCGCTGGCCGTGCGGCTGGCGCCGGGCGAACAGACGGTCTCGACGACGGTGGGCTGGATGCAGCAGTGGTCGTCGGCCGGACAGTTCGCAGGGCCTCCGCTGGTGGCCCTGGTCGCCTCCTGGGCCGGTGGCTGGCAGTGGAGCGGGGTGGTCACCGGCTGCCTGGCCCTCGCCGGAATGCTGCTGGCGCGTGTCATCGGTGGCCTGCTGGCAAGAACCTCACGCTAG
- the aroB gene encoding 3-dehydroquinate synthase, translating to MSPAQVPASEQVEIDLGDRSYPILIGAALLDAPGTWAGVPASTQAVIVSNTTVAPLYAARLRAAIAARHRSVDLVVLPDGEAHKDWQTLNLIFDSLLAKACDRKTVLYALGGGVVGDMTGFAAASYMRGVPFVQVPTTLLAQVDSSVGGKTAINHPLGKNMIGAFYQPRLVVCDLTTLATLPPRELSAGLAEVIKYGPIADMEFLGWIEQNIAGLLARDTALLAHAVKRSCEIKAQVVGHDERESGLRAILNFGHTFGHAIEAGLGYGEWLHGEAVGCGMVMALQLSQRLGLVDEAFAQRVTALIARAGLPVVGPRLGAARYLELMQVDKKAEGGEIKFVLIDRPGHATVRGAPDGLVREVIEHCTQGA from the coding sequence ATGTCCCCCGCGCAAGTGCCGGCGTCCGAGCAGGTCGAGATCGACCTCGGCGACCGCAGTTACCCCATTCTCATCGGCGCCGCGCTGCTCGACGCCCCCGGCACCTGGGCCGGTGTGCCCGCGTCCACCCAGGCGGTGATCGTCAGCAACACGACCGTGGCACCACTTTACGCGGCCCGGCTGCGTGCCGCGATCGCCGCCCGCCACCGCAGTGTGGACCTGGTGGTCCTGCCGGACGGCGAGGCGCACAAAGACTGGCAGACGCTCAATCTCATCTTCGACTCGCTGCTGGCCAAGGCTTGCGACCGCAAGACGGTGCTGTACGCGCTGGGTGGCGGCGTCGTGGGCGACATGACGGGATTCGCCGCCGCCAGCTACATGCGCGGCGTGCCTTTCGTGCAGGTGCCCACGACGCTGCTCGCGCAGGTGGATTCCTCGGTCGGCGGCAAGACCGCGATCAACCATCCGCTGGGCAAGAACATGATCGGCGCGTTCTACCAGCCCCGGCTGGTGGTATGCGACCTCACGACCTTGGCCACGCTGCCGCCGCGCGAGCTGAGCGCCGGCCTGGCGGAAGTGATCAAGTACGGGCCGATCGCCGACATGGAATTCCTCGGCTGGATCGAGCAGAACATAGCCGGCCTGCTGGCGCGCGACACGGCACTGCTCGCGCATGCGGTCAAGCGCAGTTGCGAGATCAAGGCGCAGGTGGTCGGGCATGACGAGCGCGAGTCGGGCCTGCGCGCCATCCTCAATTTCGGCCACACCTTCGGCCACGCGATCGAGGCCGGCCTCGGCTACGGCGAGTGGCTGCATGGCGAGGCTGTCGGCTGCGGCATGGTCATGGCGCTGCAGCTGTCGCAACGGCTCGGGCTGGTGGACGAAGCCTTCGCGCAGCGCGTGACGGCTCTGATCGCCCGTGCCGGTCTGCCCGTCGTCGGGCCACGGCTCGGTGCGGCGCGCTACCTCGAACTGATGCAGGTGGACAAGAAGGCCGAGGGGGGCGAGATCAAGTTCGTGCTGATCGACCGGCCGGGGCATGCGACGGTGCGCGGGGCTCCCGACGGGCTGGTGCGCGAGGTGATCGAGCACTGCACCCAGGGCGCCTGA
- a CDS encoding class I SAM-dependent methyltransferase: MKDSAMKDGATQLDLRPGQSTELLKELHILTREGRINQDSRRKLKQVLHLYQFIEKLLAQLPQAPEGPTLADHGAGKSYLGFILYDLYFKDLGAGRIYGIETRAELVERSQALAARLGFERMSFLNVSAADASGLDTLPQRFDVVTALHACDTATDDAIAFGLRKQAQHMVLVPCCQAEVAACLRRDKALSLSRTPLAELWRHPLHTRELGSQLTNVLRCLYLEARGYQVTVTELVGWEHSLKNELILATHTGHRKRAASDRLRSLLAEFGLQGLEPLRYPDL; this comes from the coding sequence ATGAAGGACAGCGCGATGAAGGACGGCGCGACGCAGCTGGACTTGCGGCCGGGGCAGTCGACCGAGCTGCTCAAGGAACTGCACATCCTCACGCGGGAAGGGCGCATCAACCAGGACTCGCGGCGCAAGCTCAAGCAGGTCCTGCATCTCTACCAGTTCATCGAGAAGCTGCTCGCGCAATTGCCGCAGGCGCCTGAAGGCCCGACGCTGGCGGACCACGGCGCCGGCAAGTCCTACCTGGGATTCATCCTGTACGACCTGTACTTCAAGGATCTGGGCGCGGGCCGCATCTACGGCATCGAAACCCGTGCCGAGCTGGTGGAACGCTCGCAGGCGCTGGCTGCACGCCTGGGGTTCGAACGCATGTCCTTCCTCAACGTCAGCGCGGCGGATGCCTCGGGGCTGGACACGCTGCCGCAGCGCTTCGACGTGGTGACCGCCCTGCATGCCTGCGACACCGCGACCGACGACGCCATCGCCTTCGGGCTGCGCAAGCAGGCGCAGCACATGGTGCTGGTGCCCTGCTGCCAGGCCGAGGTGGCCGCCTGCCTGCGGCGCGACAAGGCACTGTCCCTGTCGCGCACGCCCTTGGCCGAGCTGTGGCGCCATCCACTGCACACCCGCGAGCTGGGCAGCCAGCTCACCAACGTGCTGCGCTGCCTCTATCTCGAGGCGCGCGGTTACCAGGTCACGGTCACCGAACTCGTGGGCTGGGAGCACAGCCTCAAGAATGAACTGATCCTGGCCACCCACACCGGCCATCGCAAGCGCGCCGCCTCCGACCGCCTGCGGTCCCTGCTGGCCGAATTCGGCCTGCAAGGCCTCGAACCCCTCCGCTACCCCGACCTCTAA
- a CDS encoding REP-associated tyrosine transposase — MARLPRLTLPGYPHHIIQRGNNRQAIFATSADYEMLLQLLDEQARKHRVAIHAYVLMSNHFHLLATPEDAEGIPLMMQALGRSYVRYFNREQQRTGTLWEGRYKSTLIQAERYLAACMVYIDLNPVRAGLVGDPAEYPWSSHRHYIGRRHDKLVTPHPLYWNLGNTPFARDIAYTDLVLAGIGSQQQQALTDSTLRGWALGDANYVADLQRRTERRLSRGKAGRPRKGEETDD, encoded by the coding sequence ATGGCCCGTCTTCCCCGCCTGACCCTGCCCGGGTATCCGCACCACATCATCCAGCGCGGCAATAACCGCCAAGCGATTTTTGCCACATCGGCCGACTACGAGATGCTGCTGCAGCTGCTGGATGAGCAGGCGCGCAAGCACCGGGTGGCGATCCATGCCTATGTGCTGATGAGCAACCACTTCCATTTGCTCGCCACGCCGGAGGACGCCGAGGGGATCCCGTTGATGATGCAGGCGCTCGGCCGCAGCTATGTGCGCTATTTCAATCGCGAGCAGCAACGCACCGGCACCCTGTGGGAGGGGCGGTACAAATCCACATTGATCCAGGCGGAGCGCTACCTGGCGGCCTGCATGGTCTACATCGACCTGAACCCTGTCCGGGCGGGCCTGGTCGGTGATCCGGCGGAATATCCCTGGTCGAGCCATCGGCACTACATCGGCCGGCGCCACGACAAACTGGTGACGCCGCATCCCCTGTACTGGAACCTGGGCAACACACCCTTCGCCCGTGACATCGCCTATACCGACCTGGTCCTTGCCGGAATTGGATCGCAGCAGCAGCAAGCGCTCACTGATTCCACCCTGCGCGGCTGGGCGCTCGGTGACGCCAACTATGTCGCAGACCTTCAGCGGCGGACCGAGCGGCGCCTGAGCCGGGGCAAGGCAGGACGTCCCAGAAAGGGTGAAGAAACAGACGATTGA
- a CDS encoding DUF1415 domain-containing protein: MSSLIEAAERDTRRWLERAVIGLNLCPFAKSVHIKGQVHHAVCAATGAGEVLEALAAELHDLVGRDASERDTTLLILPRAFEDFLEFNDFMARAERLVRKRGLAGTIQLASFHPRFQFAGTAEDDITNFTNRSPYPTIHLIREASIDRAVQAFPEAEAIYETNMQTLRKLGPEGWAALDVGPSP; the protein is encoded by the coding sequence ATGTCCAGCCTGATAGAGGCCGCCGAGCGCGACACGCGCCGCTGGCTGGAGCGTGCCGTCATCGGCCTGAACCTGTGCCCCTTTGCCAAGTCGGTGCACATCAAGGGACAGGTGCACCACGCGGTTTGCGCGGCCACCGGGGCCGGCGAGGTGCTGGAGGCGCTCGCCGCGGAACTTCATGATCTGGTCGGGCGGGATGCTTCCGAGCGCGACACCACTTTGCTGATCCTGCCGAGGGCCTTCGAGGATTTCCTGGAGTTCAACGATTTCATGGCGCGGGCCGAGCGCCTGGTGCGCAAGCGCGGGCTGGCCGGTACGATCCAGCTGGCGTCTTTCCACCCGCGCTTCCAGTTCGCCGGCACCGCCGAAGACGACATCACGAACTTCACGAACCGCTCGCCCTATCCCACGATCCACCTGATCCGCGAAGCCAGCATCGATCGCGCAGTGCAGGCGTTTCCGGAAGCCGAGGCGATCTACGAAACCAACATGCAGACCCTGCGCAAGCTCGGGCCCGAAGGCTGGGCGGCGCTGGACGTCGGGCCGTCGCCATGA